In Fusobacterium massiliense, a single window of DNA contains:
- a CDS encoding type III pantothenate kinase: protein MIIGIDIGNTHIVTGIYDDNGKLISTFRLATNDKMTEDEYFSYFNTITKYNEISIKKVDAILISSVVPNIIIIFQFFARKYFDVEAIVVDIEKKIPFTFAEGMNYSGFGADRIIDITEAMKKYPDKNLVIFDFGTATTYDVLKKGVYIGGGILPGIDMSINALYGNTAKLPRVKFTTPNSVLGTDTMKQIQAAIFFGYAGQIKHIIKKIKEELDENIFVLATGGLGKILSAEIDEIDEYDANLSLKGLYTLYEMNK from the coding sequence ATGATTATTGGAATAGATATTGGAAATACACATATAGTTACAGGAATATATGATGATAATGGAAAGCTTATATCTACTTTTAGATTAGCAACAAACGATAAAATGACAGAAGATGAATATTTTTCTTATTTTAATACTATTACAAAGTATAATGAAATTTCTATAAAAAAAGTTGATGCTATACTTATATCATCAGTTGTACCTAATATAATTATAATTTTTCAATTTTTTGCTAGAAAGTATTTTGATGTTGAAGCAATAGTAGTTGACATAGAAAAAAAAATTCCTTTCACTTTTGCAGAAGGAATGAATTATAGTGGATTTGGTGCTGATAGAATAATTGATATTACCGAAGCAATGAAAAAATATCCGGATAAAAACTTAGTTATTTTTGATTTTGGAACGGCAACAACTTATGATGTATTAAAAAAAGGAGTATATATAGGTGGAGGTATTTTACCTGGGATTGATATGTCAATAAATGCATTATATGGAAATACAGCAAAACTTCCTAGAGTAAAATTTACAACTCCTAATAGTGTTTTAGGAACTGATACTATGAAACAAATTCAAGCAGCTATATTCTTTGGGTATGCTGGACAAATAAAGCATATTATTAAAAAGATTAAAGAGGAGCTTGATGAAAATATATTTGTTCTTGCTACTGGAGGATTAGGGAAAATTTTATCAGCAGAAATTGATGAAATTGATGAGTATGATGCAAATTTAAGTCTAAAAGGACTTTACACTTTATATGAAATGAATAAATAA
- the ppdK gene encoding pyruvate, phosphate dikinase: MKQVYEFKDGGKDMLSILGGKGANLAEMSKIGLSIPNGIIISTTACNKYFEEDKKINNILEEEIFSKLRVLEYETGKKFQSENPLLVSVRSGAPVSMPGMMDTILNLGFNDYVAAKLIQITKDEKFVYSSYLRFVQMFSEIAKGIDRKKFLHLKSTSYIEQIEESKKIYTDECGEIFPENFQNQILIAVKSIFDSWNNERAILYRKLHNIDDNMGTAVVIQEMVFGNYNDKSGTGVLFTRNPSTGENKIFGELLLNAQGEDIVAGIRTPDNIELLKETMPNIYEELSETAKKLEQHNKDMQDIEFTIENGKLFILQTRNGKRTAEASLKIAMDLVKEGILTKKEAIMKVDPSSINKLLNGDFDENHLKNATLLTKGLAASSGVAVGRIMFNAKKAKIREKTILIREETSPEDLKGMALAQGIVTVKGGATSHGAVVARGMGKCCVTGCSEIKIDEINETMTIGNRVLKEGDFISVNGHTGEIFLGKIPLKENSFSDELKEFVSWASEIKRMTVRMNADTPEDVAQGKSFGAKGIGLCRTEHMFFKEDKIWAIRNFILSDRGEEKKKSLTKLYELQKKDFLDIFEILDGDVANIRLLDPPVHEFLPKTSEDKEKMANILNISLDDLEKRTHKLKDENPMLGHRGCRLGVSYPELYRMQAKAIIEAAYEISKKGIKTYPEIMIPFIMEAKELAYLRKEIETEIENLFIQNKEKIEYKLGTMIEIPRACLLADEIAEYADFFSFGTNDLTQMSMGLSRDDSVKFLDDYREKGIWEGEPFYSIDKKAVTKLVEIGVENGRRVKSNIKIGVCGEHGGDPKSIEFFEKNNFDYISCSPFRIPTAILAAAQSYLNRKE; the protein is encoded by the coding sequence ATGAAGCAAGTTTATGAATTTAAAGATGGTGGAAAAGATATGTTATCAATACTAGGTGGAAAAGGAGCTAACCTAGCCGAAATGTCTAAAATTGGACTTTCAATTCCTAACGGAATAATTATTTCCACAACAGCCTGCAATAAATATTTTGAAGAAGATAAAAAGATAAATAATATATTAGAAGAAGAAATTTTTAGTAAACTTCGTGTTTTAGAATATGAAACTGGAAAAAAATTTCAATCTGAAAATCCTTTATTAGTATCAGTTAGATCAGGAGCACCTGTGTCTATGCCAGGAATGATGGATACAATATTAAATTTAGGTTTTAATGACTATGTTGCCGCAAAATTAATACAAATAACAAAAGATGAAAAATTCGTTTATTCTTCATATCTAAGATTTGTGCAAATGTTCTCAGAAATTGCCAAAGGTATAGATAGAAAAAAATTCTTACACTTGAAATCTACATCTTACATTGAACAAATAGAAGAAAGTAAAAAAATATACACAGATGAATGTGGGGAAATTTTTCCTGAAAATTTTCAAAATCAAATTTTAATAGCTGTAAAATCTATTTTTGATTCATGGAATAATGAAAGAGCTATACTATATAGAAAATTACACAATATCGATGATAATATGGGAACTGCAGTCGTTATTCAAGAAATGGTTTTTGGAAACTATAATGATAAATCTGGAACTGGTGTTCTTTTTACAAGAAACCCATCGACAGGTGAAAATAAAATTTTTGGTGAATTACTATTAAATGCACAAGGAGAAGATATTGTTGCTGGAATTAGAACTCCTGATAATATTGAACTTTTAAAAGAAACTATGCCAAACATTTATGAAGAACTTTCAGAAACAGCTAAAAAATTAGAACAACATAATAAAGATATGCAAGATATTGAATTTACAATTGAAAATGGAAAATTATTTATATTGCAAACAAGAAATGGAAAGAGAACTGCAGAAGCTTCATTAAAAATTGCAATGGATCTTGTTAAGGAAGGAATATTAACAAAAAAAGAAGCTATAATGAAAGTTGATCCAAGTTCTATTAATAAATTATTAAATGGAGATTTTGATGAGAATCATTTAAAAAATGCTACATTATTAACAAAAGGACTTGCTGCCTCTTCTGGTGTTGCCGTTGGTCGTATAATGTTTAATGCTAAAAAAGCTAAAATAAGAGAAAAAACAATTTTAATAAGAGAAGAAACATCTCCAGAGGACTTAAAAGGAATGGCTCTAGCTCAAGGAATTGTAACAGTTAAAGGTGGAGCTACTTCTCACGGAGCTGTTGTTGCCAGAGGAATGGGTAAATGTTGTGTTACTGGTTGCTCTGAAATAAAAATTGATGAAATAAATGAAACTATGACTATCGGAAATAGAGTTCTAAAAGAAGGAGACTTTATATCAGTTAATGGACATACTGGGGAAATTTTTTTAGGTAAAATCCCTTTAAAAGAAAATAGTTTTTCTGATGAGTTAAAAGAATTTGTTTCTTGGGCAAGTGAAATAAAAAGAATGACAGTTAGAATGAATGCAGATACTCCAGAAGATGTAGCTCAAGGAAAATCTTTTGGTGCAAAAGGGATAGGACTATGTAGAACCGAGCATATGTTTTTCAAAGAAGATAAAATATGGGCTATAAGAAACTTTATCTTAAGTGATAGAGGAGAAGAAAAGAAAAAATCCCTTACTAAACTTTATGAATTACAAAAAAAGGATTTTTTAGATATATTTGAAATATTAGATGGTGATGTTGCTAATATTAGACTTCTTGATCCTCCTGTACATGAGTTCTTACCAAAAACTTCAGAAGATAAAGAAAAAATGGCTAATATTTTAAATATTTCACTAGATGATCTTGAAAAAAGAACTCATAAGCTAAAAGATGAAAATCCTATGTTAGGACATAGAGGATGTAGACTTGGAGTTAGTTATCCTGAACTTTATAGAATGCAAGCTAAAGCTATCATAGAAGCAGCTTATGAAATTTCTAAAAAAGGGATAAAAACTTATCCAGAAATTATGATACCATTCATAATGGAAGCTAAAGAACTTGCTTATTTAAGGAAAGAAATTGAAACTGAGATTGAAAATTTATTTATTCAAAACAAAGAAAAAATAGAATATAAGTTAGGAACTATGATTGAAATTCCTAGAGCTTGTCTATTAGCAGATGAAATAGCTGAATATGCCGACTTCTTTTCATTTGGAACAAACGATTTGACACAAATGTCAATGGGACTTTCAAGAGATGACTCTGTTAAATTTTTAGATGATTATAGAGAAAAAGGAATTTGGGAAGGAGAACCTTTTTATTCCATAGATAAAAAAGCAGTTACTAAACTTGTTGAAATAGGAGTTGAAAACGGAAGAAGAGTAAAAAGTAATATAAAAATTGGTGTTTGTGGAGAACATGGTGGAGATCCAAAAAGTATAGAATTTTTTGAAAAAAATAATTTTGATTACATAAGTTGTTCTCCATTTAGAATACCAACTGCCATACTTGCTGCTGCTCAATCATATTTGAATAGAAAGGAATAA
- a CDS encoding M48 family metallopeptidase produces MKYLVKRKKIKNFILRIYPNLEVVVSVPLRTSDIDIEKFVDSKKEWIEKTISKIKKIQEIKNENNSKEKIKFLGKILNLKIIDSELFRIKKTEKILFLYTSNKDFVEIEKVINEWKKDELKNLLEEYIKKYSILLGKNIDYFMIKKMTSAWGIYHRRGNYITFNSELIEKNIECIEYVVLHELCHIFHMNHQKEFWALVQSFMPDYKKIRELLKQSI; encoded by the coding sequence TTGAAATATTTAGTGAAAAGAAAAAAAATTAAAAATTTTATACTAAGAATTTATCCTAATTTAGAGGTGGTAGTTTCTGTTCCTCTTAGAACATCAGATATAGATATAGAAAAATTTGTAGATTCCAAAAAGGAATGGATAGAAAAAACAATTTCAAAAATAAAAAAAATACAAGAAATAAAAAATGAAAATAATTCAAAAGAGAAAATAAAGTTTTTGGGAAAAATATTGAATTTAAAAATAATAGATTCTGAATTATTTAGGATAAAAAAAACAGAAAAAATTTTATTTTTATATACTTCAAATAAAGATTTCGTTGAGATAGAAAAAGTTATAAATGAATGGAAAAAAGATGAATTAAAAAATTTATTAGAAGAATATATAAAAAAATATTCAATTTTATTAGGAAAGAATATAGATTATTTTATGATAAAAAAAATGACATCTGCTTGGGGAATTTATCATAGAAGAGGAAATTATATTACTTTTAATTCGGAACTTATTGAGAAAAATATAGAATGCATAGAATATGTTGTTTTACATGAATTATGTCATATATTTCATATGAATCATCAAAAGGAGTTTTGGGCATTAGTTCAGAGTTTTATGCCTGATTACAAAAAAATAAGAGAGCTTTTAAAACAAAGCATATAA
- a CDS encoding helix-turn-helix transcriptional regulator, protein MTLTERQHRILEIIKKKSPISGDEIAELLSLSKSALRTDFSILTKLNLVISKQNKGYIFNNKCTLLEVKNYMSPQNSIDIKTTVYDAIIHLFNFDLGTLVVVDKDKLAGIISRKDLLKSVLNNKNIEKTPVSMIMTRMPNIVYCFEDDSVLEATKKLIDHEIDSLPVLRRENGKISLVGRFTKTNVMKLYYQELKSKNI, encoded by the coding sequence ATGACATTAACCGAAAGACAACATAGAATATTAGAAATTATTAAAAAAAAATCTCCTATTTCTGGAGATGAAATAGCAGAGCTATTATCCCTTTCAAAATCGGCTTTAAGAACTGATTTCTCTATTTTAACGAAATTAAATTTAGTAATTTCTAAACAAAATAAAGGGTATATTTTTAATAATAAATGTACATTATTAGAAGTGAAAAATTATATGAGTCCCCAAAATTCAATAGATATTAAAACTACTGTTTATGATGCAATTATACATTTATTTAATTTTGATTTAGGAACTCTTGTTGTCGTTGATAAAGATAAATTAGCAGGAATAATTTCTAGAAAAGATTTATTAAAATCTGTTTTAAATAATAAAAATATTGAAAAAACTCCTGTTAGCATGATAATGACAAGAATGCCAAATATCGTTTACTGTTTTGAAGATGATAGTGTTTTAGAAGCAACAAAAAAATTAATAGATCATGAAATTGATTCTTTACCTGTACTAAGAAGAGAAAATGGTAAAATTTCATTAGTTGGTAGATTTACAAAGACTAATGTTATGAAACTATATTATCAAGAGTTAAAAAGTAAAAATATTTAG